The following proteins come from a genomic window of Verrucomicrobiia bacterium:
- a CDS encoding ammonium transporter: MKRILSLIALAGLCLAGTLNAQDATNAAPAVAAAAEAAAAPKEPTLEQRVADIEAYVNNGARTPDVASKIGGPGPGHNAWQMTSTALVLFMTLPGLALFYGGLVRKKNVLSVLAQCMGIAGLVTILWWACGYSLSFGTGDEMVKGILGSLDQAMLKDVDPYKVGAGYHWISDAMWAMFQLTFAIITPALIVGAIAERMKFSAVLLFVAIWMFVVYFPFAHMVWSTTGLMCGPLNPNAAIKAIDFAGGTVVHMTSGWSALVLCIILGKRRGYGKEPMPPHSMVMCMVGTGMLYVGWYGFNAGSALGADGIASNAFMTTTLAAAVAGFVWAVMEWILKGKPSVLGFCSGIVAGLVVITPAAGFVTATSSVIMGVLAGIVPFFAVAYLKQKLGFDDALDTFGVHGVGGTMGAILTGIFADEKANAVVAGLKQGLVMEQVKAVVLTIVWSVVATAIIAFIVKAVVGLRPSEEVEHQGLDLAEHGEEGYHG; this comes from the coding sequence ATGAAACGCATACTCAGTTTGATCGCCTTGGCCGGGCTCTGTCTGGCCGGCACCCTAAACGCCCAAGATGCCACTAACGCGGCTCCGGCAGTTGCCGCAGCCGCGGAAGCGGCGGCCGCACCCAAGGAGCCTACCTTGGAGCAACGCGTGGCTGACATCGAAGCCTACGTGAACAACGGCGCCCGCACGCCGGATGTGGCCTCCAAGATCGGTGGCCCTGGCCCTGGCCACAACGCCTGGCAGATGACCTCCACAGCGCTCGTGCTCTTCATGACGCTTCCTGGTCTGGCTCTCTTCTACGGTGGTCTCGTTCGCAAGAAGAACGTTCTCTCCGTTCTCGCCCAATGCATGGGCATCGCGGGCCTCGTGACCATACTCTGGTGGGCGTGCGGTTACAGCTTGTCTTTCGGTACTGGCGACGAAATGGTTAAAGGCATTCTCGGCAGCCTTGATCAGGCGATGTTGAAGGATGTGGATCCTTACAAGGTTGGCGCTGGCTATCACTGGATCAGCGACGCCATGTGGGCCATGTTCCAGCTCACGTTCGCGATCATCACCCCGGCTCTGATCGTGGGTGCCATCGCCGAGCGTATGAAGTTCTCCGCTGTGCTGCTCTTCGTGGCCATCTGGATGTTCGTAGTTTACTTCCCGTTCGCGCACATGGTCTGGTCCACGACCGGTTTGATGTGCGGTCCGCTCAATCCTAATGCCGCGATCAAGGCGATCGACTTCGCTGGTGGTACCGTGGTGCATATGACCTCCGGTTGGTCCGCGCTCGTCCTCTGCATCATCCTCGGCAAGCGCCGTGGCTACGGCAAAGAGCCGATGCCGCCGCACTCCATGGTCATGTGCATGGTCGGCACGGGCATGCTCTATGTGGGCTGGTACGGTTTCAACGCCGGTTCCGCGCTAGGTGCTGACGGCATCGCGTCCAACGCGTTCATGACGACGACGCTCGCCGCTGCGGTGGCTGGTTTCGTGTGGGCGGTGATGGAATGGATCCTGAAGGGCAAGCCGAGCGTGCTCGGTTTCTGCTCCGGTATCGTGGCCGGTCTCGTGGTGATCACGCCTGCCGCTGGTTTCGTGACGGCGACCTCCTCCGTCATCATGGGTGTGCTGGCTGGTATCGTACCGTTCTTCGCGGTGGCTTACCTCAAGCAGAAGCTCGGCTTCGATGACGCCTTGGATACGTTCGGTGTGCACGGTGTGGGTGGCACGATGGGTGCGATCCTGACGGGCATCTTCGCTGACGAGAAGGCTAACGCGGTTGTCGCTGGCCTGAAGCAAGGTCTCGTGATGGAGCAAGTCAAAGCGGTCGTCCTGACGATCGTCTGGAGCGTGGTCGCCACGGCGATCATCGCCTTCATCGTGAAGGCTGTGGTGGGTCTGCGTCCTTCTGAGGAAGTGGAACATCAAGGTCTGGACCTGGCCGAACACGGCGAGGAAGGCTACCACGGTTAA
- a CDS encoding gluconate:H+ symporter gives MSCLQTHLNLASISRGMPDMSNHLVLVLIAAFAVIGLILLVTCLRLSAFLALIVASLFVGIASGMDLAAIGKAIETGVGGVLGSIALVIGLGTVLGRLLAESGGAKVLADRILKSARGDRLAWALVVLAFLVGLPVFFGVGVMLMVPIVFALASRNAASWAVLVLPTIAGLTVAHGLVPPHPGPMAAIGLLGADVGKTIGWSIILSIPLLILAGPLFTLFIQKRVPLKSPPPTSITSDPISVGPQKPATLGQTLVVILMPVGLMMIGSLAVIMLSGDSPLRKGFTLLGHPVVAMLAGVIVSMFILSKQCGFTRAQLLKFTEDCLGPIAAILLVVGAGGGFSRVLVESGVGEAIKVMASDWKLPPLIFGWLIAALIRIAVGSATVAITAAAGLLAPIVAADPTINRELLILSLGCGSLILSHVNDGGFWFVKECFKLSVSETLRTWTVMETIIAIAGLGLVLLLNALI, from the coding sequence ATGAGTTGCTTGCAGACACATCTTAATCTCGCCAGCATCTCACGAGGCATGCCTGACATGTCCAATCATCTGGTCTTGGTCCTGATTGCCGCCTTTGCGGTAATTGGCCTTATCTTACTGGTCACTTGCCTGCGTCTGAGTGCATTCCTGGCCCTGATTGTCGCATCGTTGTTCGTAGGTATCGCCAGCGGGATGGATTTGGCCGCAATCGGCAAAGCGATTGAAACGGGCGTAGGCGGTGTTTTGGGCTCAATCGCTTTAGTGATTGGCTTGGGAACGGTTTTAGGCCGCCTTTTGGCAGAGTCCGGCGGCGCTAAAGTGCTGGCGGACCGCATCCTGAAATCAGCCAGGGGAGACAGACTGGCGTGGGCCTTGGTGGTGCTTGCATTCCTTGTCGGTCTCCCCGTTTTCTTTGGCGTAGGTGTCATGCTCATGGTCCCGATCGTGTTCGCCCTTGCCTCTAGAAATGCTGCCTCATGGGCAGTGCTCGTATTGCCTACCATCGCAGGATTGACCGTGGCTCACGGGCTTGTTCCGCCCCACCCCGGCCCCATGGCCGCCATTGGTTTGCTCGGTGCTGATGTCGGAAAAACTATTGGGTGGTCTATTATACTCAGCATTCCGCTTCTGATTCTGGCAGGGCCACTTTTCACCTTGTTCATCCAGAAACGCGTCCCCCTCAAATCACCACCCCCCACCTCAATCACTTCCGATCCGATTTCAGTCGGACCGCAAAAACCAGCGACACTGGGCCAGACACTGGTCGTGATCTTGATGCCTGTCGGGCTGATGATGATCGGAAGTCTGGCCGTCATAATGCTTTCTGGCGATAGCCCACTGCGGAAGGGGTTCACCCTTCTCGGTCACCCTGTAGTCGCGATGCTTGCAGGGGTGATCGTCTCCATGTTCATCCTGAGCAAGCAGTGCGGTTTCACGCGCGCGCAGTTGCTCAAATTCACGGAGGATTGCCTCGGACCTATCGCGGCTATTCTGCTGGTGGTAGGTGCGGGTGGCGGGTTTAGTCGCGTGCTGGTGGAAAGCGGCGTGGGCGAAGCCATCAAAGTCATGGCCTCCGACTGGAAACTGCCACCACTCATCTTCGGTTGGCTGATCGCGGCACTGATCCGCATCGCCGTAGGTTCTGCAACGGTAGCCATCACTGCCGCCGCTGGATTGCTGGCACCGATCGTCGCCGCTGACCCTACTATCAACCGCGAGTTGCTGATCCTCTCCCTTGGCTGCGGCTCGCTGATCCTCTCACATGTGAATGATGGCGGTTTCTGGTTCGTGAAGGAATGCTTCAAGCTCAGCGTCAGTGAGACGTTGCGCACGTGGACCGTCATGGAAACCATCATCGCCATCGCGGGTCTCGGCCTCGTGCTGCTGCTTAATGCATTGATCTAA
- a CDS encoding serine/threonine protein phosphatase, whose product MLKVKDTLRATVRLTFDGRVIKTFHGPNAQERFDNETKVLRYLEERACPFVPRLLEARPESLTMVTSNCGMRVEHLDAKRTAELFGELEAFGVRHDDPDMRNVTYRQTDGRFCLIDFEFATILPGSEQQTTSEQK is encoded by the coding sequence ATGTTAAAGGTAAAAGATACCCTCCGAGCTACCGTCCGGTTAACCTTTGATGGCCGGGTCATCAAAACGTTTCATGGCCCCAATGCCCAAGAACGCTTTGATAATGAGACGAAAGTTCTGCGTTACCTGGAAGAGCGCGCCTGCCCGTTCGTTCCCCGCCTGCTGGAAGCACGCCCGGAAAGCCTGACCATGGTCACCAGCAATTGTGGCATGCGCGTGGAACATCTGGACGCTAAACGCACCGCCGAACTCTTCGGCGAACTGGAAGCGTTTGGTGTACGTCACGATGATCCCGATATGCGCAATGTCACCTACCGGCAGACCGATGGTCGATTCTGTTTGATTGATTTTGAGTTCGCCACAATTCTCCCCGGCTCCGAACAACAAACGACATCTGAGCAGAAATGA
- a CDS encoding P-II family nitrogen regulator: MKKIEAIIKPFKLEEVKDALSEQGVEGMTVTEVKGFGRQKGHTEIYRGSEYTVDFLPKVKLEVVLPDERVEAAVAAIVKAAKTGKIGDGKVFVSPVEEAIRIRTDERGDKAV; encoded by the coding sequence ATGAAGAAAATTGAAGCGATCATCAAACCATTCAAGTTGGAAGAAGTGAAGGACGCCCTGAGTGAGCAGGGTGTGGAAGGTATGACAGTGACCGAAGTCAAAGGCTTTGGTCGCCAGAAGGGCCACACCGAAATCTATCGTGGTAGCGAGTACACGGTGGACTTCCTCCCGAAGGTCAAACTCGAAGTGGTTTTGCCCGATGAACGGGTCGAGGCCGCCGTGGCAGCCATCGTGAAAGCCGCCAAGACGGGCAAGATCGGTGATGGCAAGGTGTTCGTCTCGCCGGTGGAGGAAGCTATCCGCATCCGCACGGATGAGCGCGGTGACAAGGCAGTATAA
- a CDS encoding ammonium transporter encodes MMLATALVFIMHLGFATVETGLTRSKNTVNILFKNTLIPCIGLLTYALMGFNLMYPGADFAGKWFGFGGFGIGFADDVGGLTDVYNAGYTYWTDFLFQGMFAATAATIVSGAVAERVKLSSFMIFSVLFVSISYPITGMWQWGGGALKAMATPFYDFAGSTLVHSVGGWGALAGVMLLGPRIGKYTADGKVRPVLGHSMPLATIGVFLLWLGWFGFNGGSVLSANPALTSLVLVTTCLAAAAGGLAAALTSWAVLKKPDLSMALNGILAGLVGITAGADQMSPMDSIIIGLIAGVLVFFSVLMFDKFKLDDPVGAISVHLVCGIFGTLAVGMFGAMKGMDQFMSQLKGVAAVGVFTFVFAFVVFFALKMTIGLRVSAEEETEGLDAGEHGAHAYPDFQSAAEK; translated from the coding sequence ATGATGCTTGCCACAGCGCTGGTGTTCATCATGCACTTGGGTTTCGCGACAGTGGAAACGGGCCTGACCCGCTCTAAGAACACCGTGAACATCCTGTTCAAGAACACCCTGATTCCCTGCATCGGTCTGCTGACCTATGCGCTGATGGGTTTCAACTTGATGTATCCGGGTGCGGATTTTGCCGGGAAGTGGTTTGGTTTCGGCGGATTTGGCATCGGCTTTGCCGATGATGTGGGCGGCCTGACGGATGTTTACAACGCCGGTTACACCTATTGGACTGACTTCCTGTTCCAAGGCATGTTCGCGGCCACTGCGGCGACCATCGTTTCCGGTGCTGTGGCGGAACGCGTGAAGCTGAGCAGCTTCATGATTTTCTCGGTGCTGTTCGTCTCCATCTCTTATCCGATCACGGGCATGTGGCAATGGGGTGGTGGCGCACTCAAGGCGATGGCGACTCCGTTCTATGATTTCGCCGGTTCCACTCTGGTGCATTCGGTGGGCGGTTGGGGCGCCTTGGCGGGTGTGATGCTCCTCGGGCCTCGTATCGGTAAATACACCGCTGATGGCAAGGTGCGTCCGGTGCTCGGTCACAGCATGCCGCTGGCCACGATTGGTGTGTTCCTCCTCTGGTTGGGCTGGTTCGGTTTCAATGGTGGCTCTGTGCTCTCCGCGAATCCGGCTTTGACATCCCTCGTTCTGGTGACGACCTGTCTGGCGGCTGCAGCGGGCGGTCTGGCGGCGGCATTGACCTCATGGGCTGTCTTGAAGAAGCCTGACCTCTCGATGGCCTTGAACGGCATCCTGGCCGGTCTCGTCGGCATCACTGCCGGTGCGGATCAAATGAGCCCGATGGATTCCATCATCATCGGTCTTATCGCCGGTGTGCTGGTGTTCTTCTCGGTCCTGATGTTTGACAAGTTCAAGCTCGATGATCCGGTGGGTGCCATCTCCGTGCATTTGGTCTGCGGTATCTTTGGCACGCTTGCGGTCGGCATGTTCGGCGCGATGAAGGGCATGGACCAGTTCATGTCTCAATTGAAGGGCGTGGCGGCCGTGGGTGTGTTCACCTTTGTGTTCGCATTCGTGGTATTCTTTGCCCTCAAGATGACGATTGGCCTGCGCGTCAGCGCCGAAGAGGAAACCGAAGGTTTGGATGCGGGCGAGCATGGTGCCCATGCTTATCCTGACTTCCAGTCTGCGGCTGAGAAGTAA
- a CDS encoding Minf_1886 family protein, whose translation MQQRSFEEGVEQIVAKDNRYDAEAYEFLRDALDFTQKSLGRAEKTMRQREGVSGDAGNHVSGQQLLNGIRDFALQRYGPMTMMIFESWGVKRTDDFGEIVFNMVSENLLGKTENDSREDFKNVYDFDVTFRQPYLPKAKQTSIT comes from the coding sequence ATGCAACAGCGCAGCTTTGAAGAAGGCGTGGAGCAAATCGTGGCGAAGGACAATCGTTACGATGCTGAAGCCTATGAATTTTTGCGGGATGCGCTGGATTTTACACAGAAGTCATTGGGGCGCGCAGAGAAGACAATGCGTCAGCGTGAGGGTGTGTCAGGCGATGCCGGGAATCATGTATCTGGCCAGCAACTGTTGAATGGCATCCGTGATTTTGCGCTCCAGCGTTACGGGCCCATGACGATGATGATCTTCGAATCCTGGGGTGTGAAACGCACGGATGATTTCGGTGAGATTGTCTTCAACATGGTAAGCGAAAATCTTCTCGGTAAAACGGAGAATGACAGCCGCGAAGATTTCAAAAACGTCTACGATTTTGACGTTACCTTCCGGCAGCCTTACCTGCCCAAGGCCAAGCAGACATCGATCACCTGA
- a CDS encoding glutamine synthetase beta-grasp domain-containing protein, protein MAKYKLEYIWLDGYQPVPNLRSKTQIKEFSSFPKLEELPMWGFDGSSTRQAEGRSSDCMLKPVAVYPDSTRKNGVLVMCEVMQPDGKTPHASNSRATILDDPGAWFGFEQEYFLYQDGVPLGFPAGGGFPPPQGEYYTGVGYKNVGDIARKIVEEHLDLCLDAGINHEGINAEVAKGQWEFQIFGKGSKSAADQIWVARYLLLRLCEQYGVDVNWHCKPLGKDVDWNGSGMHSNFSTTHMREVGGKEYFEALMAAFDKYKNEHIAVYGPDNHLRLTGLHETQSIDKFNYGVANRGASIRVPHSFVNNGYKGYLEDRRPNSQGDPYQIASRILQTIATVPLK, encoded by the coding sequence ATGGCGAAATATAAGTTGGAATATATCTGGCTCGACGGTTATCAACCCGTGCCCAATCTCCGTAGCAAGACCCAAATCAAGGAGTTCAGCAGCTTCCCGAAGCTCGAAGAACTGCCGATGTGGGGCTTCGATGGTAGCTCTACGCGCCAAGCTGAAGGCCGCAGCTCTGACTGCATGCTCAAGCCCGTGGCGGTTTATCCTGATTCGACACGCAAGAATGGCGTGCTCGTAATGTGCGAAGTCATGCAACCGGACGGCAAGACGCCGCACGCTTCTAACTCTCGTGCGACGATCCTCGATGACCCCGGTGCCTGGTTCGGTTTCGAGCAGGAATATTTCCTCTATCAAGACGGTGTGCCGCTGGGCTTCCCGGCCGGTGGTGGTTTCCCGCCGCCGCAGGGTGAGTACTACACCGGCGTGGGCTACAAGAACGTGGGCGACATCGCCCGCAAGATCGTCGAGGAACATCTCGACCTGTGCTTGGATGCTGGCATCAACCACGAAGGCATCAACGCCGAAGTGGCGAAGGGCCAATGGGAATTCCAGATCTTCGGTAAGGGCTCCAAGAGCGCCGCTGATCAGATCTGGGTCGCCCGCTACCTCTTGCTGCGCCTCTGCGAGCAGTACGGTGTGGACGTGAACTGGCACTGCAAGCCGCTGGGCAAGGACGTGGATTGGAACGGTTCCGGCATGCACTCCAACTTCTCTACCACGCACATGCGTGAAGTGGGCGGCAAGGAATACTTCGAAGCCCTCATGGCGGCGTTCGATAAGTATAAGAACGAACACATCGCTGTGTATGGCCCGGACAACCATCTGCGCTTGACTGGTCTGCATGAGACGCAGTCCATCGACAAGTTCAACTACGGTGTCGCCAACCGCGGTGCATCCATCCGTGTGCCGCACAGCTTCGTGAACAACGGCTACAAGGGTTACTTGGAAGACCGCCGTCCGAACTCGCAAGGTGATCCGTATCAGATCGCGAGCCGTATCTTGCAGACGATCGCCACGGTGCCCCTGAAGTAA
- a CDS encoding protein phosphatase 2C domain-containing protein produces MNPVSRAAAVRTFKWSGRSDVGKVRKNNEDSFLGLQFDAHEIHRLGKYGETTNAYHDFVFAVSDGMGGAKSGEYASRIAVEKLTTLLPRSFRNAALGLDAGFADILTELYTQVHKSLKFFGDSYDECRGMETTLSLCWFAPGWMYFGHVGDSRIYYLPAGSDTIKQLTHDDTHVGWLLRNGKINEREARNHPRRSVLQKALGGGNQFVDPQVGSVGYEPGDVFLICSDGLIDGLYDHHLVELLRATDAQSDGKGPAQLLVDESLKNSGKDNTTALVIQIV; encoded by the coding sequence ATGAATCCTGTGAGCCGCGCCGCCGCCGTCCGCACCTTCAAATGGTCCGGCCGTTCTGACGTTGGAAAAGTCCGCAAGAATAACGAGGATTCCTTTTTAGGACTTCAGTTTGATGCGCACGAGATCCATCGCCTCGGCAAATATGGCGAAACCACCAACGCCTATCACGATTTCGTTTTCGCTGTGAGCGATGGCATGGGCGGTGCCAAGTCGGGTGAATACGCCAGTCGCATCGCCGTTGAAAAGCTCACCACCCTGCTCCCCCGCTCTTTCCGCAATGCCGCGTTGGGCTTGGATGCCGGGTTTGCCGACATCCTTACCGAACTCTACACTCAGGTGCACAAGTCTCTGAAATTTTTCGGTGACAGCTACGATGAATGCCGCGGCATGGAGACCACGCTCAGCCTCTGCTGGTTCGCCCCGGGCTGGATGTATTTCGGTCACGTTGGCGACAGCCGCATCTATTATCTTCCGGCTGGCAGCGATACGATCAAGCAACTTACACACGATGACACCCACGTAGGCTGGCTCTTGCGCAACGGCAAGATCAATGAGCGCGAAGCACGCAATCATCCACGGCGCAGTGTGCTGCAAAAGGCGCTGGGTGGCGGCAATCAATTTGTGGACCCGCAAGTGGGTTCAGTCGGTTACGAACCGGGCGATGTGTTCTTGATCTGTTCTGATGGCCTCATCGATGGACTCTACGATCATCATCTGGTGGAACTGTTGCGGGCTACGGATGCCCAATCTGATGGCAAAGGTCCCGCGCAACTGTTGGTGGATGAATCTTTGAAGAATAGCGGGAAGGACAACACCACCGCTTTGGTCATCCAGATCGTCTGA
- a CDS encoding P-II family nitrogen regulator produces the protein MKKIEAIIKPFKLEEVKDALSEQGVEGMTVTEVKGFGRQKGHTEIYRGSEYTVDFLPKVKLEVVLPDERVEAAVAAIVKAAKTGKIGDGKVFVSPVEEAIRIRTDERGDKAV, from the coding sequence ATGAAGAAAATTGAAGCGATCATCAAACCATTCAAGTTGGAAGAAGTGAAGGACGCCCTGAGTGAGCAGGGTGTGGAAGGTATGACAGTGACCGAAGTCAAAGGCTTTGGTCGCCAGAAGGGGCACACCGAAATCTATCGCGGTAGCGAGTACACGGTTGATTTCCTCCCGAAGGTCAAACTCGAAGTGGTGTTGCCCGATGAACGGGTCGAAGCTGCCGTGGCAGCCATCGTGAAGGCCGCCAAGACGGGCAAGATCGGTGATGGCAAGGTGTTCGTCTCGCCGGTGGAGGAAGCTATCCGTATCCGCACGGATGAGCGCGGTGACAAGGCGGTGTAA
- the leuS gene encoding leucine--tRNA ligase, whose protein sequence is MSSGRKQYPFDLIEPKWQKQWDKEQTFRAWNPGETVPNAHPFGLRHGLAGKVAERSALPPKFYILDMFPYPSGAGLHVGHPEGYTATDILARYRRSQGLNVLHPMGWDAFGLPAEQYAIKTGQHPRKTTEENIANFKRQIKSLGFSYDWTREVDTTAPDYFRWTQWIFLKLYNSWFNPETNKAEDISTLKYPADCTTEEQKRAYRDSKRLAYVSEAPVNWCPELGTVLANEEVVDGKSEVGGFPVIRKPMRQWMLRITAYAEKLLNDLDTIDWTDSLKEMQRNWIGRSEGAEVDFQVDGHAAKIRVFTTRPDTLFGATYMVLSPEHKLVKEITTSAQADAVKKYQEFAATKSDLERTELAKDKTGVWTGANAINPVNGEKIPIWIADYVLSTYGTGAIMAVPAHDERDFEFAKKFTLPIVQVVQPPDAKTDWQGFCDEGTAVNSTNAEIALNGLPTKEAKRKITAWLESKGLGKKTINYKLRDWLFSRQRYWGEPFPIIWKKDASGNLYHEALPESVLPLRPPQLEEYKPTSDGQPPLARATDWVNLPDGSIRETNTMPQWGGSCWYYLRYADALNGEAFVGKDAESYWMGTAKLQGEVKPGVDLYVGGTEHAVLHLLYARFWHKVLFDLGYVTTAEPFYKLVNQGLIMGEDGQKMSKSRGNVVNPDDVLVEYGADAFRLYEMFMGPLQESKPWNTRGVEGVYRFLGRVWRMFVDDGSETAYEQAEAVATAETRGELLDLIILDGGILEVEPAKDQLKVLHTCIKKVTEDLEGMRFNTAISAMMVFSNEASTWQTKPFSVMKTFLQLLAPFAPHLAEELWARLHSTFGHVAPSLTYAVWPKFDPALLVEDEIEIPVQVNGKLRDVIKVPTAADAATIEAAAKASDKVKPFIDGKAIKKIVVVPKKLVNIVAV, encoded by the coding sequence ATGTCGAGTGGTCGCAAACAGTATCCGTTCGATTTGATCGAACCGAAGTGGCAAAAGCAGTGGGATAAAGAGCAGACGTTTCGTGCCTGGAATCCGGGTGAGACGGTGCCGAACGCACATCCGTTTGGCCTGCGTCACGGGCTGGCGGGCAAGGTAGCTGAACGCTCAGCGTTGCCGCCGAAGTTCTACATCCTCGACATGTTTCCGTATCCCTCCGGCGCCGGTCTGCACGTCGGACATCCGGAAGGTTACACCGCCACGGATATCTTGGCGCGCTACCGTCGTTCGCAAGGCTTGAACGTGTTGCACCCGATGGGCTGGGATGCGTTCGGTTTGCCGGCGGAGCAATACGCCATCAAGACCGGCCAACACCCGCGCAAGACCACGGAAGAGAACATCGCGAACTTCAAGCGCCAGATCAAATCACTCGGCTTCAGCTATGACTGGACGCGTGAGGTGGACACGACGGCGCCGGATTACTTCCGCTGGACGCAATGGATTTTCCTGAAGCTCTACAATTCTTGGTTCAATCCCGAGACGAACAAAGCCGAAGACATCAGCACGCTGAAGTATCCGGCGGACTGCACCACGGAAGAGCAAAAGCGCGCGTATCGCGATAGTAAACGTTTGGCCTACGTGAGCGAAGCACCGGTGAATTGGTGCCCGGAACTCGGCACGGTGTTGGCCAATGAAGAAGTGGTGGATGGTAAATCGGAAGTCGGTGGCTTCCCGGTCATCCGTAAGCCGATGCGTCAATGGATGCTGCGCATCACGGCGTATGCCGAGAAGTTGCTGAATGATTTGGATACGATTGACTGGACCGATTCGCTGAAAGAGATGCAGCGGAACTGGATCGGTCGCAGTGAAGGTGCGGAAGTGGATTTCCAGGTGGATGGTCATGCGGCGAAGATTCGGGTGTTCACGACGCGGCCAGATACGTTGTTCGGTGCCACCTACATGGTGCTTTCTCCAGAGCATAAGTTGGTGAAAGAGATCACGACATCGGCGCAAGCGGATGCGGTGAAAAAGTATCAAGAGTTTGCGGCGACGAAGAGTGACCTGGAGCGTACGGAATTGGCGAAAGATAAGACCGGTGTTTGGACCGGGGCGAACGCCATCAATCCGGTGAATGGAGAGAAGATTCCGATCTGGATCGCAGATTACGTGCTCTCGACGTATGGCACGGGTGCGATCATGGCGGTGCCGGCGCATGATGAGCGCGACTTTGAATTCGCGAAGAAGTTTACACTGCCCATCGTACAGGTAGTTCAACCGCCGGATGCCAAGACGGATTGGCAGGGCTTCTGCGATGAAGGCACAGCGGTCAATTCAACCAATGCGGAGATCGCGTTGAATGGTCTTCCGACCAAAGAAGCCAAACGCAAAATCACCGCTTGGCTTGAATCCAAAGGCCTTGGCAAAAAGACCATCAACTACAAGTTGCGTGACTGGCTGTTCAGCCGTCAGCGGTACTGGGGTGAACCGTTCCCGATCATCTGGAAAAAGGATGCGAGTGGGAATCTGTATCACGAAGCGTTGCCGGAAAGCGTGCTGCCGTTGCGTCCGCCGCAATTGGAAGAATACAAACCGACCTCTGACGGCCAGCCACCTTTGGCGCGCGCAACGGATTGGGTGAATCTGCCGGATGGTTCCATCCGTGAAACGAACACGATGCCGCAGTGGGGAGGTTCGTGCTGGTACTATTTGCGCTATGCCGATGCGCTGAATGGCGAAGCATTCGTGGGCAAGGATGCGGAGTCCTATTGGATGGGCACTGCTAAGTTACAAGGCGAGGTGAAGCCGGGTGTGGACCTTTACGTGGGTGGCACAGAGCACGCAGTATTGCATCTGCTCTATGCGCGCTTCTGGCACAAGGTGTTGTTTGATCTCGGTTATGTCACGACGGCAGAGCCGTTCTACAAGTTGGTGAATCAAGGCCTCATCATGGGTGAGGATGGGCAGAAGATGTCCAAGAGCCGCGGCAACGTGGTGAACCCGGATGATGTGCTGGTGGAGTATGGCGCGGATGCGTTCCGTCTCTACGAGATGTTCATGGGGCCATTGCAGGAGAGCAAACCGTGGAATACTCGTGGCGTCGAAGGCGTCTATCGTTTCCTTGGTCGCGTCTGGCGCATGTTCGTGGATGACGGTTCCGAGACGGCTTATGAGCAAGCGGAAGCGGTCGCTACGGCGGAGACGCGGGGTGAGTTGCTGGACTTGATCATCCTCGACGGCGGCATCCTCGAAGTGGAGCCGGCGAAAGATCAGCTCAAGGTCTTGCACACGTGCATCAAGAAAGTGACGGAAGATCTCGAAGGCATGCGTTTCAACACCGCCATCTCGGCGATGATGGTGTTCAGCAATGAAGCGAGCACGTGGCAGACGAAGCCGTTCTCTGTGATGAAGACGTTCCTGCAATTGCTCGCACCGTTCGCGCCGCACTTGGCGGAAGAACTGTGGGCGCGTTTGCATTCGACGTTCGGGCATGTGGCACCATCACTTACGTATGCAGTGTGGCCGAAATTTGATCCCGCCTTGCTGGTCGAGGATGAGATCGAGATTCCGGTGCAGGTGAACGGCAAGTTGCGCGATGTGATCAAGGTGCCAACGGCGGCGGATGCGGCGACGATCGAGGCGGCGGCGAAGGCTTCTGATAAGGTGAAGCCGTTTATTGATGGCAAGGCCATCAAAAAAATAGTCGTCGTTCCCAAAAAACTGGTGAATATTGTAGCTGTCTAG